Proteins encoded together in one Porites lutea chromosome 2, jaPorLute2.1, whole genome shotgun sequence window:
- the LOC140927055 gene encoding von Hippel-Lindau disease tumor suppressor-like, translating to MEEQEVEENPPVRPYKSLHSFVESPVRFVNRTGREVHVIWINYEGKEVLKTTLLTNKKLDLNTFMTHPWIAVDAKTNERMLLNFRKTYLPGEPEVRRMDFEHRKAYVVRAQVLITLPVCKLEEYCVKTLKNIVSPQDICKLPLPPLILEKISRTSS from the exons ATGGAAGAACAAGAAGTCGAAGAAAATCCCCCAGTACGTCCTTACAAGTCTTTACACAGCTTTGTCGAGTCCCCTGTGCGATTCGTCAATAGAACGGGAAGGGAAGTACATGTAATCTGGATAAACTATGAAGGAAAGGAGGTGTTAAAAACTACTCTTCTTACAAACAAAAAACTGGATTTGAACACTTTTATGACCCATCCGTGGATAGCAGTGGATGCAAAAACGAATGAAAGAATGTTGTTGAACTTTAGAAAAACATATCTCCCCGGTGAACCGGAAGTACGGCGGATGGATTTTGAGCATCGTAAAGCTTATGTTGTAAGAGCACAAGTACTCATAACATTACCCG tcTGCAAGCTTGAAGAATATTGTGTAAAGACCCTGAAGAACATTGTTTCTCCACAAGACATCTGTAAACTTCCTCTTCCACCACTGATTCTTGAGAAAATTTCTAGGACATCATCATGA
- the LOC140927056 gene encoding von Hippel-Lindau disease tumor suppressor-like, which translates to MEEQEVEENPPVRPYKSIHSFVKCPVIFINRTGREVRVIWINYEGKEVCYSTLLTNGQLGMNTFVTHPWIAVDAKTNERMLLNFRKTYLPGEPEVRRMDFEHREDSVVRAEVLITLPVCKLEEYCVKTLKNIVSPQDIRKLPLPPLIPKKISCTSS; encoded by the exons ATGGAAGAACAAGAAGTCGAAGAAAATCCACCCGTACGTCCTTACAAGTCTATACACAGCTTTGTCAAGTGCCCTGTGATATTCATCAACAGAACAGGAAGGGAAGTACGTGTAATCTGGATAAACTATGAGGGAAAGGAGGTGTGCTACTCTACTCTGCTTACAAACGGTCAACTGGGTATGAACACTTTTGTGACTCATCCGTGGATAGCAGTGGATGCAAAAACGAATGAAAGAATGTTGTTGAACTTTAGAAAAACATATCTCCCCGGTGAACCGGAAGTACGGCGGATGGATTTTGAGCATCGTGAAGATTCTGTTGTAAGAGCTGAAGTACTCATAACATTGCCCG tcTGCAAGCTTGAAGAATACTGTGTAAAGACCCTGAAGAACATTGTTTCTCCACAAGACATCCGTAAACTTCCTCTTCCACCACTTATTCCTAAGAAAATTTCTTGTACATCATCATGA
- the LOC140928682 gene encoding uncharacterized protein, which translates to MADNDLRNHMIEEYFHLGFNYKEIIDCLFLNNGIPLSLRQLKRILSQKNLGRRRFSNFVEIADAMEEELKGSGSIVGYRSMWQRLVVDHKLSVSKEFVRNALRIMDPEGVQRRSRHRLQRRQYHAKGPNFIWHLDGYDKLKPYGFCIHGCIDGYSRQIMWLEVGRTNNHPGVVASYFINCVQNVGGTASVIRGDMGTENVRIAAIQRYLRHEGGDSWSGEKSFLYGRSVANQRIEAWWGQLRRGASDWWITHFKDLRDRGLYCDANAVHEECLLFCYITIIRQELQRVARLWNLHRIRPSTRNNSSPHGRPCLLYHHPEMTGATDCKHDVDIDDLDVARDMCCDDLPLESTPEFNALAQVIMTEEGLRMPENANEAQNLYLILVNEIEKLL; encoded by the coding sequence ATGGCGGATAACGACCTTCGAAATCATATGATTGAGGAATATTTCCATTTGGGCTTCAATTATAAGGAAATCATTGATTGTCTCTTTTTAAATAATGGAATACCTTTAAGTCTACGACAGCTTAAAAGAATCTTATCGCAAAAAAATCTTGGACGACGACGCTTTAGCAACTTTGTCGAGATAGCAGACGCCATGGAAGAGGAGTTAAAAGGAAGTGGAAGCATTGTCGGTTACAGATCTATGTGGCAGAGATTAGTGGTTGACCATAAATTGTCTGTTAGCAAAGAATTTGTTAGGAATGCGTTAAGAATAATGGATCCTGAAGGGGTACAAAGGCGCTCAAGGCATAGACTCCAAAGGCGACAATATCACGCAAAGGGCCCAAATTTTATTTGGCACCTGGACGGATACGATAAATTGAAACCTTATGGGTTTTGTATACACGGTTGTATTGACGGATATTCGAGACAAATCATGTGGCTTGAAGTTGGGCGTACGAATAATCATCCCGGCGTTGTTGCAAGCTATTTTATTAACTGTGTACAAAATGTTGGAGGTACCGCCAGTGTAATTCGTGGAGACATGGGGACAGAAAACGTGAGAATCGCTGCTATTCAACGCTATCTACGACATGAAGGAGGAGATAGTTGGTCAGGagagaaaagttttctttatgGAAGATCAGTTGCTAATCAGAGAATAGAAGCATGGTGGGGACAACTGCGAAGAggagcttctgattggtggattaCTCATTTTAAAGATTTGAGGGACAGAGGACTATACTGTGATGCCAATGCTGTGCATGAAGAATGTCTACTGTTTTGTTACATCACAATTATCCGTCAGGAACTCCAAAGAGTGGCTAGACTGTGGAACCTACATCGGATTCGACCCTCAACAAGGAACAACAGTTCTCCCCATGGTCGACCTTGTCTCTTATACCATCACCCTGAAATGACAGGGGCCACAGATTGCAAGCATGATGTTGACATTGACGACTTAGATGttgctagagatatgtgttgTGATGACCTGCCTCTGGAATCAACACCTGAATTCAATGCACTTGCCCAGGTCATCATGACAGAAGAAGGTCTTAGAATGCCAGAAAATGCTAACGAGGCACAGAATCTTTATTTGATTCTCGTGAACGAGATAGAGAAGTTATTGTAG
- the LOC140926242 gene encoding uncharacterized protein — protein MADSVDSADSDLKKVCNYLRQRGVEERVVDKFEEEKMDISAVLNASDDVLKDMGLSTAGDRLSLCGFCSTAQEKQHKEEKESKRRRLLEAFLSSKKDRSTKLTTASGNQQQKKKLEKEKKKSKRVQVGWKHFREEVEDYVLVPLSKGGGSRYATMLLSSNRTDIMKVCKSIFFPNGVSYYGKTEDMLFAIGNFHNDQMGVTLEVNGKELPFNIGNYIEAFKLKDVRLYLLSKKMTTLSDESDDGLPPMIMSHDTNSSERACTAGTSIEDRQDDRKGLIGTTEQRESLKREQDTEYELSLKADKQKRISLEIAKAEAEHKKRVQEARAARVLAEPSTEFLTVRVRHPTMGVCSRRFPANSRVAVVYDWAGSLTPDIVDFTLCDPVGTPLPPSSELEDRCTLVMATTRHTPSLCESDDDIQFMGFGDASNGINTTLPDCEYNMEGREINTDVPMTPMQLDNYYASILVEQPGTTCHRESYSSDSEGDVSASETHSDNVPAVTCSQVKPAPEILNELAAQINADCLTKFNIARNFIWEGAKRAVSRKVFSPANKVSVKFTDDTGISEGAIDWGGPMREFFTLILQCIHDSQLMCGPESCRFLSYNVKCLEDNDYFVAGLMIAMSLVHGGLAPHFLSPVMFQALLSDQPLTVPLQDVYDHELKSSLKSLIDCDTVEKAKSCTVDGNLSTVLELAGTLAMPIQTLDDVKKMVVATSQWFVLGRCKPALESFREGLSALGVLEAVKRYPDSFRPLFCDVPEKLTAERMEQLFRPTSSPVGSSKALTESLVLSRWGDYLQDIEDAEDSDITLSDILFFTTGCKVLPQRALPVTVEFLHEGLSRFPTANTCSNILRLPVVHSDYESFKADVTFGFLNARGFGTA, from the exons ATGGCTGACTCGGTTGACTCGGCTGACTCCGACCTGAAGAAG GTTTGTAACTATCTACGACAACGAGGAGTGGAAGAAAGGGTAGTAGACAAATTTGAGGAAGAAAAG ATGGATATTTCAGCAGTCCTAAATGCGAGTGATGATGTCCTTAAAGATATGGGGCTGTCGACAGCAGGGGACAGATTAAGCCTTTGTGGCTTTTGTAGCACCGCTCAAGAGAAGCAACACAAGGAAGAAAAGGAATCCAAAAGACGAAGACTCCTTGAGGCATTCTTGTCTTCAAAGAAAGATAGGTCGACTAAGCTTACAACTGCTTCAGGCAACcaacagcaaaagaaaaagcttgaaaaggaaaaaaaaaagtctaaaCGAGTACAAGTTGGATGGAAACACTTCCGAGAGGAGGTTGAAGACTATGTTCTTGTACCTCTGTCTAAGGGAGGTGGCAGTAGGTATGCAACCATGCTGTTATCAAGTAACAGAACAGACATTATGAAAGTTTGTAAATCCATCTTTTTCCCTAATGGAGTGTCATATTATGGGAAAACAGAAGACATGCTATTTGCTATTGGAAATTTTCATAATGACCAAATGGGTGTTACCCTGGAAGTGAATGGGAAAGAGCTACCTTTCAATATTGGAAATTACATAGAGGCTTTTAAATTGAAAGATGTCAGGCTATACTTGTTGTCCAAAAAGATGACAACTCTCAGTGATGAAAGTGATGATGGCTTACCACCCATGATAATGAGTCATGACACCAATTCTTCTGAAAGGGCTTGTACAGCTGGTACTTCAATTGAGGACAGACAAGATGACAGAAAAGGCCTGATTGGTACAACAGAACAAAGGGAATCACTTAAAAGAGAGCAGGACACCGAGTATGAACTTTCACTAAAAGCAGACAAGCAAAAAAGAATCTCCCTTGAAATTGCAAAGGCTGAGGCTGAAcacaagaaaagagttcaagAGGCACGAGCTGCAAGAGTTTTAGCAGAACCCAGCACAGAATTTCTCACTGTAAGGGTCCGACACCCTACAATGGGAGTATGCTCTCGGCGGTTTCCAGCAAATAGTCGAGTGGCAGTAGTATATGATTGGGCTGGTTCTTTGACTCCAGACATAGTGGATTTCACACTCTGTGACCCTGTGGGAACACCGCTGCCACCAAGTAGTGAACTAGAGGATAGATGTACCTTGGTTATGGCTACTACTAGACATACGCCATCATTGTGTGAGTCTGATGATGACATTCAATTCATGGGATTTGGAGATGCAAGTAATGGTATTAACACAACACTGCCAGACTGTGAGTACAACATGGAAGGAAGGGAAATAAATACTGACGT GCCCATGACTCCAATGCAGTTGGACAATTACTACGCCTCCATTCTGGTAGAGCAACCTGGAACTACATGTCACAGGGAAAGTTATTCGTCTGACAGTGAAGGTGACGTTTCTGCAAGTGAAACCCACAGTGATAATGTCCCAGCTGTTACTTGTTCTCAAGTGAAACCAGCACCTGAAATACTGAATGAACTAGCAGCCCAGATAAATGCTGATTGCCTCACCAAATTCAACATTGCTCGCAATTTCATATGGGAAGGAGCCAAGAGAGCAGTTTCCCGCAAAGTATTTTCGCCAGCTAACAAGGTATCTGTTAAGTTCACTGATGACACTGGGATCAGTGAAGGTGCCATCGACTGGGGTGGCCCCATGAGAGAGTTCTTTACGCTGATACTACAATGCATCCATGATTCTCAACTTATGTGTGGTCCGGAGAGCTGCAGATTCCTGTCATACAATGTAAAGTGTTTAGAAGATAATGACTACTTTGTTGCAGGACTGATGATTGCAATGTCACTCGTGCATGGGGGACTTGCACCGCACTTCCTATCCCCTGTCATGTTTCAAGCTCTTCTCAGTGACCAACCTTTGACAGTGCCATTGCAAGATGTCTATGATCATGAGCTGAAATCTTCTCTGAAATCTCTGATAGACTGTGACACTGTAGAGAAAGCAAAGAGCTGCACAGTTGATGGCAACTTGTCAACTGTTCTTGAGCTGGCTGGAACATTGGCAATGCCAATACAAACCCTGGATGATGTCAAGAAAATGGTTGTAGCAACTTCGCAGTGGTTTGTTCTCGGGCGATGTAAACCAGCCCTTGAGAGCTTCCGAGAAGGCCTCTCAGCCCTTGGCGTACTAGAAGCAGTCAAGAGATATCCTGATAGTTTCAGGCCATTGTTTTGTGATGTACCCGAGAAGCTGACAGCAGAAAGAATGGAACAATTGTTCAGGCCTACGTCAAGCCCTGTTGGTTCTTCAAAGGCATTAACCGAGAGTCTTGTTTTGTCCAGATGGGGTGATTATCTTCAGGACATAGAAGATGCGGAAGATTCTGACATCACCTTGAGTGACATTTTGTTCTTTACCACTGGCTGCAAAGTATTACCACAACGTGCGTTACCTGTCACCGTTGAGTTTTTGCATGAAGGGTTGTCAAGATTTCCCACAGCAAATACATGTTCAAACATCCTCCGTCTTCCAGTTGTGCATAGTGATTATGAAAGCTTCAAAGCTGATGTTACCTTTGGATTTCTCAATGCACGGGGTTTCGGTACTGCGTGA